In Caproiciproducens sp. NJN-50, the following are encoded in one genomic region:
- a CDS encoding D-2-hydroxyacid dehydrogenase, translating to MKIVVLDGYTENPGDLSWEEFEKLGELTVYDRTQPEKTVSRLGDAEAVITNKTPISEQTLAACPNLKYIGVLATGYNVVDTAAAQKRGIPVCNIPTYGTAAVGQFAIAMLLEICHHVAHHDKEVHQGRWSQCPDWCFWDYPLIELANKTMGIIGFGKIGQTTGKIAKAMGMKVIAYDEYPNPQGKSLAEYVSLDILLSTSDVVVLHCPLFPSTQGIINKNTIAKMKDGVILLNNSRGPLIVEEDLAEALNSGKVYAAGLDVVSVEPIQENNPLLKAKNCLITPHISWAPKESRQRLMDAAVANLKAFQEGKPINVVNARDML from the coding sequence GGGAAGAATTTGAAAAGTTGGGCGAGCTTACAGTTTACGACCGCACGCAGCCCGAGAAGACCGTTTCCCGCCTTGGCGACGCGGAGGCCGTAATTACAAACAAAACCCCTATTTCGGAACAGACGCTGGCGGCCTGCCCCAACCTGAAATACATTGGTGTTCTGGCTACCGGCTACAATGTCGTAGATACGGCGGCGGCACAAAAACGTGGTATTCCGGTGTGTAATATTCCAACTTATGGGACGGCCGCAGTTGGACAGTTCGCTATTGCCATGCTGTTGGAAATCTGCCACCATGTCGCACATCACGATAAGGAGGTGCATCAAGGCCGCTGGAGCCAATGCCCTGACTGGTGCTTCTGGGATTATCCTCTAATTGAGCTTGCCAATAAGACCATGGGTATTATCGGCTTTGGGAAGATCGGGCAGACGACAGGAAAAATTGCTAAAGCAATGGGTATGAAGGTCATCGCGTACGACGAATATCCCAACCCGCAAGGGAAGAGCCTTGCCGAATATGTCTCACTGGACATACTTCTGAGCACTTCGGATGTGGTTGTCCTGCACTGCCCGCTATTTCCTTCCACGCAGGGCATCATCAATAAAAACACCATTGCGAAAATGAAAGATGGCGTGATTCTCCTCAATAATTCACGTGGTCCGCTGATCGTAGAGGAAGACCTGGCAGAAGCGCTAAACTCCGGCAAGGTGTATGCTGCCGGCCTGGATGTTGTTTCAGTAGAGCCGATTCAAGAGAACAACCCTCTTCTGAAAGCTAAAAACTGCCTGATTACACCCCATATCTCTTGGGCACCGAAGGAAAGCCGCCAACGCTTAATGGATGCTGCTGTCGCGAATCTAAAAGCATTTCAGGAAGGAAAACCCATTAATGTTGTGAATGCGCGTGAT